TCAACGTACGGTTGCCGAGTATGAAAAAACAGCATATATTCACACTGAAGAGGCTGAAATCCAgctttggcatttttgcttatataaaaacatatatattattgtgcCATTTGTTGCAGATTAATTTCCAGTTGATCGACTTGTCTTTTCAGCtctaatgcagtctaatattAGCTTcattatttgcataaaaatgaACTCTTGACCACGCTAATGAACACAATGCATTTAAAGCAAGTAAGAGCACCTTGAGTCCAGTTCAGAAGTCTTATCAAACATGTGTTGCTTTCCATGCTTGAAGGTTTTCAAGGAAAAAGTATTCaacaccccaaaaaaacccTTAACTTGTGCAAATACATAACAGTATGTGTTAAAAGTAGTGTGCACTTAATTTAGAGTGTTACCTCAGCTATTGACCTGTGATCAATATATCTGATCTATTCAGGTTGTAGGTGAAGACAGATGAGTACCAAAGACTCCTTCAGTGAACACAACAGTGAACACAACATCCTGACACACAGCTCgtctgggagagagagagagagagagaggcttccatcactgcagtgtgtgtctgacagaCCCACTCACACCTGGTCACACCTGGTCAGCCATCACACACTCACCTGACTGCTCTGTTAACGTGATCTTAACAGCATTatgtctgcttttctctcttggTCTTGTGGTCATCATCCTGCGCCAGATCTCATATTAACCCAAAAGCAGCTCACGCTTGAAAACAACAATCACATCGCATCTGAAGTTAGCAGCTAACAACAGAAACAGCACAATGAGCCAGCTTATACACGTCCACCATGCCTGTGCTGGAGGTGTCCAGGTGAAGGCTTAAGGTGGTTAAACAGTACCTCACCTGCGGGTTTGTAGGCTGCTACGAGGTCCTGGTTTCCGCGGCTCCTGCTACGTTAGCCGGCTGCTAGTCGGTTAGCTCCGCTGCTAACGACTAGCTTAGCCGAGGATGAGCTCCACAATGTCACAATGAGACAATGAGACGATGAGACAATGAGACCAGCGCTGGAGACCCGGAGACAAGAGGACAAGAGGACCAGAGGACACACTGACCACTGACCACTGGGCTGCCGGGCATCCTGTtacagacgcacacacatccCAGCTGATGATTCCTCTAACGCTCTCCCCTTCCCCGCAGCCATCTTACTTTAGCTCCTCCCActctgacgcacacacacagcgacGCGCtgctctgcgtgtgtgtgtgtgtgtgtgtgtgtgtgtgtgtgtgtgagtgtgtgtgtgtgtgtgtgtgtgtgtgtgtgtgtgtgtgtgtgtgtgtgtgtgtgtgtgtgtgtgtgtgagagtgtgtgtgtgtgtgagtgtgtgtgtgtgtgtgtgtgtgtgtgtgagtgtgtgtgtgagagtgtgtgtgtgtgtgtgcgtgagagagtgtgtgtgtgtgtgtgtgtgtgagagagagagagagtgtgtgtgtgtgtgtgtgtgtgagtgtgtgtgtgtgtgtgtgagtgtgtgtgtgtgtgtgtgtgtgtgtgtgtgagagtgtgtgtgtgtgtgtgtgtgtgtgtgtgtgtgtgtgtgtgagagtgagagtgtgtgtgtgtgtgtgtgtgtgtgagagtgtgtgtgtgtgtgtgagtgagtgtgtgtgtgtgtgtgtgtgtgtgtgtgtgtgagagtgtgtgtgtgtgtgtgtgagtgtgagtgtgtgtgtgtgtgtgtgtgtgagtgtgtgagtgtgtgtgtgtgtgtgtgtgtgtgtgagtgagtgtgtgtgtgtgtgtgtgtgtgtgtgtgtgagtgtgtgagtgtgtgtgtgtgtgtgtgtgtgtgtgtgtgtgtgtgtgtgtgagtgagtgtgtatgtgtgtgtgtgagtgtgtgtgtgtgtgtgtgtgtgtgagagtgtgtgagtgtgtgtgtgtgtgtgtgtgagtgtgtgtgtgtgagtgtgtgtgtgtgtgtgagtgtgtgtgtgtgtgagtgtgtgtgtgtgtgtgtgtgtgtgtgtgcgtgtgtgtgtgtgtgtgtgtgtgagagtgtgtgtgtgtgtgtgtgtgtgtgtgtgtgtgtgtgtgtgtgtgtgagtgtgtgtgtgtgtgtgtgtgtgtgtgtgtgtgtgtgtgtgagagtgtgtgtgtgtgtgtgtgtgtgtgtgtgtgcgtgtgtgtgtgtgtgtgtgtgtacatgaagGGGTTTCTAGTGCCAGAGCTGAGGAGAGATCTGTGACCCAGTTCAATGCAAACACTGACTCACTGACATTGAGTGCTAACGGTTCTAACGGTTCCCTCAGTGGCCCAACACGAGACACTGATGGAGAACAATGGGAAATCACATCAGAaaccatgacaactgagcatcATCCTTGATCTTGGAGATAGTGGATACTCTATTAAGagtctacattacattacattacattacattacattacagtcatttagcagacgcttttatccaaagcgacttacaggaagtgtattcaacataggtattcaagagaactactagtcaccagaagtcataagtgcatctcctttcttaaacaagcatcttaaagcataaaccagagcaaaagtacagaaacaaactaatatgaatacaataagtgcaacaaactaatacgaatacaataagtgctaagggtagggtagtacttcttgaagaggtgagttttcagcctgcgtctaaagatgggcagtgactctgctgtcctgacgtcaggggggggggggggtactcATTAGCTTCAATTGTCTTCATCAGATTGCTTAGCTTTCATGGAGATAGATGGTTACTGATGTAGTTAACCTCAGTAGATCTCATCCATACGAATGTTCATCATGTGTTGACGTGAAGGTGCAAACCAATTAAGTATCTTCGACTACTTTTATAAAGTCGCAGCGACAGATTTAAAAGAACAGAATGGTCAAAATCAAATCAGTAGAGGTCAAAATACCCTGGTATTAAGTCACTATGGGTCAAACTCCACAAATGCTGGATCCTACATTTGGCTGATACTAAGTAATGTCTTTTATTAAACCCCCTAAAAAATCCCCTTAAAATGGCTACTTACAAAGactaaaacaaagcaaaaactcTTAGCAGACTGCCTCTGTGTATATTTTAACCTTTTCATATCGGCATTGAATGATAGTGAGCAAGAGGACTTTTAGTCTGGAGTTTTTGTCAAAAGGCTGTTGATGCTGTATGTCAGTCTGTGAaacttctgtctttctctggtCTAGGCAGTTAATCTATAGGAAATCAGatccaaatacattttagttctgcattcaaaattaaaaagtattatcagcaaaaccgaagtttctttttaatttgtggCTATAAAAACTCAGTTCCACAATCAAGCTAGAATAAAATGTAACTAGTTGATTTAGCATTACTGTTGGGGGAACAATTCATAATAATGAACTATCaacacaaatgaataaaatgcaaAGGAGCCAAATGCAAAATTGAAGGCAGAATGTTGCCAAACGTAGcctttatttgactttttcagaTGTTCCCCTTTCAAGGTTTTCATTTTCCCTTTCAatgttgttttaacatttttcatttaaagaaaaaaacttgtaaattaaatatatacatattttcgAATTTTCTCttaaacatcaaacatcttttgtaatgtaaacatttcatttctggCCTTGATAATCcctaatgaaaaacaaattttactaaaaaaaacaagattaaaaaaatattgtctctattcatttttaatttcctATTTTTAATGTGGCATACATATAGTATCTGTAGTGCACTATGTGTGTTTACTGAAAGTGATACCTTCCCTGTAGTTTGGGATCTACGCTCCCGTTTTTGTTTGTGGTCTCTAACAGCCTCTTGGATGTGCAAAGGAAGACCTCTCTGGTTTTCTAGGGGAAGAAAGAATTCCCAGAGGAAACATGACATCTGTTGTGCTTTTCTTCCATAGTGACCTGCATCACCAGGCACTCCTCAGTCCTCAACACCTGGTTTGTTGTTAGGTGAACTATGACTCACTGCCTGATGCAGGTCAACAACGCTGTTTGAATTATTGTGTGAAAAAGGGCAACGCCTgtgcaggaggagagaagagtaAAGGTCATGCTCGATTAATGCAATGTGTTAGTCCAAGGCTACACTTTGGAGAATGGATAAAGCAGGTGATGTTAGTATTAGAGATAACCAATGGCAGAGACTGCTCAGGTGGCAACGAGGGAAGAAAGTGACTGAGGCAGGAGGAGATGGAGTCAAGGATGAAGAGAAACGCAACACTAATCTGGATCTGAAGTggaaagtaaagtaagtaattCATGGATCATAATAATGTTGTTAATTCTATATCTGGCAAGAGTAATTTAAATTAGTTACAATTAGTGTGAggacaattatttatttattccatctTCATCACTTCTGAATTGGTGAAGAACTAAAAAGCCTTTCGGATTGCAGAAAAAAGGACCGATAAGGCCAGTTAGTGTTtctaataaaagcatttttttatccATAATAACAGCAGTTTATTGGAAGAAAAACTCATTCACACAGAACCCTAAAGATGTGTTatcatactgtatgtattaAAGCATTCAGAATAACTTCATAAAGAGTTATAGTCACACTCATTCTATAAGACAGATGATCAACATGtactattatttttaaataatatactgtgtatgttttttattatttaagggAAGACACCCTAGGTGAAtagggaaataaaataatagatatcCATAGCCATTTAATAACTGACAGTCAAGGATTATCTATTGTATTACATGTATTCTGAAAAGTTATgtttaattatgcaaattagtAATTCTCATTGCATTTATAGAAAAGAAATCTGAAtgttggataaagccaggttgaAAATTCCAGTTTCATccataaataattcaaaatgaatcaaaaaataCTGTCAACGGCCATAAAAACTGTTCtttaaatcaggctatgaatgatgaACAACCACTTAAGTGCTAATTAAGTTCtcattttacataattttacATCAAAagattttgaagacactacatgTGAGTGGGTTAAGGATTTAAACATGACATTGTACCAGTTGATTACCTAAGACAATTATGTTTTGTACCAcaaattttctgaaatgttatgtttaaatatgcaaattaagcATCATCTATTGAAAACTTTTCCTGAATTCAGGAGAAAActacaaaatagtaaaatagaacacctaaatgtttgttttggatgttttctttccactagtctgttATGGAAggaaaaatgccaaaaaattACGTGCATGAAAAATGATGTTTGTGTCGTTAGCGTCTCACATTGAGAAGTGGTGATATTAAGCTTATTGTTCATGTAGATATGAgaaccacagaaacacacaatctTTATGTGACAATTCTCCTCATGTCACACCGACATCTTCATGACTGATCGTCCTCATTcgcctctccttttctcttcatcatcatttccCTCTCAGCTTGAAAGAGTGGGTGGTTGATCCGGCAGAACGGTTTTATTATATCTGGATACAGGTCATGATCTTCCCCATCGTCTACAACTGGGTGATCATCATTTTAAGGTACAAACATGGAAACATGAAGAATATCAAATATCAACAACTTATCATAGCATATAACCTGCAATCAGGTGACAGCCATTGTGTTATTGGTTATGTTTTCTCAGGACATGCTTCACTACAATCGCAGTGAGCTACCTGCCTGTGTGGCTTACACTGGACTATATGGCAGACGTCATGTATTTAGTTGACATGATCATCACTGTCCACACAGGTAAAATATTCCTGATTcttattttgttggttttgatTGAGACTTTAAAATAGAATATAACTcttcaaattcagatttttattagTCCTATGAAAGTTACACCATGTTTCAGCCTTGTTATAATGAAGTGaaatagcatttttttatttagcagtCATCTATCATAGCATTAATGGGTTTATGCTGCATTTGGGTCACATTGGAGTTAAAACAGAGACTGTGAAACTCTGATTTTTCTAGATCCTTCCATGTATCTTATTTGGTGCTAAATAAAgtacctgaaaaaaaaaaacaggcatgGTTGCGTCTAATCAGCTCTACTACATTGTTCAGTGTGATTTAAATTATACTGCAAGGAACTTTTATCTagttatgaaacagtctaaatttaatactgatgcctctatatgaacTTCAAAAAAGACCACCCGTGAGGAGATtagctatttctatatagttattcttaattcTTGTCATCGGTGCCACCGGGTTGGATTCTGCACAAAAAAATCAGAAGTCCAGTCCACTGTGGGAAGTCCCAGCAGCGACTCCTGCTttgccaggagcagagctttgccTCACTGCACCACCGGTCCCCGCAGCGAGCCAGCAccatgctgctggaggccctgACCGTATTACTGGGCCCGCATCAGGGAAGGGAGACACGGGAGTAATAGAACCAGGACGGAGAGggacagactgtcagacccggctgcagtaaaataagacTGTTTCTCAAGGGTCTCCAAGACGGTGTCTAAAGGGTCCCCGATGCATGAAAACACTACCGCCTATGTCCACAGGGACTTCCAAAACCCTCAGAAAATTTAAattggccctattatgcttttacactttttccctcttccagtgtgttatatatatttttgtacatgtaaaatgtccgtagagtgtaaaacctgaacgCCTAAAAGgtgttaccctccccctcagaagctcctgagctgcctgaaacggctcgattaaattctctccttcacttctgtaactttatgaggtcataatgttacagaagtgacgtaaaactccttccggctagtttgtcCCGGTATCGTAACCCATATATAAGCAACTCAGTCAAACAATCATCTTGGGTCGTCAAATGATGAGAAAGCCCTGAAGTAGTAAATATGTGAATCTCTCACATCCCTACCTCCCATTCATGATGTGAAAGCAGTAGGCTACTAACTCTTTCAAGTCAGACGGATTTAATATCTTCATAAGTAAGTGACAACTTATGCTTTCACTTGGTAACCAGTGTATGTGTAAGTATAGTCTAGGCTTAAATCTTATTCTTCCATCTCCAGGTTACTTGGATCAGGGCATCCTGATCAAGGATGTCCTTCACCTGAGGAAGCGCTACCTGCACTCCAAAAGTTTCTTAAGGGACCTGCTTTCCCTACTGCCCACCGACTTCCTCTACTTTGTCTTTGGCATCCAAGCCCCGCTGGTGAGGATCAACCGACTTCTCCGTATTCCACGACTCACAGAGGCCCTGGATCGCATGGAGACAAGAACCTCCTCCCCTAACACATTCCGCATCTCCAAGCTCATGATCTACATCTTTGTGTTGATCCACTGGAATGCCTGTCTCTACTTTGCACTGTCCAGCTACATCGGCTTCGGAAGTGATCGTTGGGTGTACCCCAACATGACCAACCCAGAGTTTGCCTCCATGCGTcgtcagtacttttactgcttcTGGTTTTCGGCCCAGATTTTCACCACAGTGGGAGACACCCCCCTGCCAAAAAGGGAAGAAGAGTACTTGTTTATGATTGCAGACCTGCTCATTGCCGTGCTGGTGTTTGCATCCATTGTTGGCAATGTTGGCAATGTCATCACAAGCCTAAGGGACCGTGATAATGTCTTCTTCCCTAACCATGAGCTGGTAAGTTGGAAGATCTGAAATTACTCTTCTTCCTGACATTTTCCGTAATCAATACAATCTTGGAACCCATTGGCTATTGGTGTTACGATTGATAAGCCTCTGGGGGCAAGGGGCTATATTTAGGTGAAGGGGTTTTAATAAAcaaagtccaaaacaaaacttacatgGGGGTGATGACAAAAGTAATAACAGAAAGTCCAACacgaaaaaaagaagagaaccAGGAACCAGGAATATCCACgggaacatagacggaacaaGGCAGGACCACAGAAGACATAACAGACAAACCAACAActagcagacaaaagacaggactataaatacacaagaaactaatcagacaacaagacaccGGTGGGCAGACATGAGGGCACACACAAGGGAACAGAGCAAGGCTGACAAGACTAATACATTACAGGTGTATACAATCAGGGGCAGGGTAGACAATAACAAAAGCGGGAAAACATACATGGGCAGGAAGTGAAATGAACACAAGACACATGAGGCAGGGAACTATCTTTGTCATGACCAAGATCATGACAAAGAtagtctgccctgtgatagactggcgacttgtccagcacccctgcgacccttaactggataagcaggttatggaaaatgaatgaatgaatgacaaaGATAGTGGATTTCTGGGCCAATACTTCATTTTACATGTGCTGCTTGTTGCTAACAGTCCGATTAGCAACTTGCGATGAAATACtgttggagttgagagacgacGTCTAAGACCGGAATGTTGCATGCACAGTTTACAAGCTAACTTTAAACCATTAAGAAGCTAAATCATTGTCAGATGATAGCTGGTGGGTTTCCAGATTGCATCTGAGCCAACACATGCACACCTCTTTGCTCTCCACACTAACTGTTAATCTGCATTCAATCAGAGCCAGTTTGTTCAATGCCCCTCGGCGTTTGATACCAATTCCCCACTCTTTCAACTATCGCCAACATAAACTCACCTGCATGATGATAAGATGCTCAGAGGAAAAGAGTGAGATAGTCCACACAGGGTGAAGGATAGGAGGAAGCACAGGAATTAAAAGGACCGCAGTTTGTTACCCCTATGaactaaaagtaaacttttacattttgtcatgtCAGTCATTAGTCATGTGAGTTGTAAGTCACTCTGTAATGAGTCAGTCAAGTTAACTACCACACTCTTTTCcttaaacctaacttcctgtgaagatcagacgtttgttttgaaaagacactatgcatgtattTAGTGGAAACTGACAACCGTCCCTGATAAGTCCAgaactgatgctagaggggcACCTAGAGCGTCAAAGTTTAAAGATTTGGGCCACTGACAAGGCTGCattatttgacaagttgggattGAGAATGTGCAGCAAAATCTTGTCCTGTTGCCAAAGGATTGCATGTGGATGCACAATCTGTTCATGGCTATATGAGATGACACAGGAAAAGGAATGGCAGATTGAATCATGTTTAATTATATTCTTTGGCTAGAAGTTAATGTAATTTGTTGTGTAGAAAACAAGgctcttcttttcctctctcaggTTAAGGCTTACCTGCGTAGCCATCACATTAGCAAGGAGCTTCGTCAGCGCATCGACAACTGGTACCAGCATCTTCACATCAACAAAAAGATCATGAGAGAGAACGaaatcctgcagcagctgccCGTACACCTGAGGACAGAGATCGCTGTCAGCGTGCACCTGCCCACGCTCTCCAAAGTCACCATCTTCCAGAGCTGTGAGAAAagtctgctggaggagctggtgCTTAAACTAACGCCACAGGTCAGGGGGGGGGGATGGTTCCTCGAATTCATCAGAAAATGCTTCCAGAAAAATAATTGTTCAAGGATTAAGAGGTTTCTCTTGCCTTGTGTCTCACAGGTCTTCAGTCCGGGCGAGTACGTCTGCAGGAAAGGAGACGTGGGCCATGAAATGTACATCATCAGGGAGGGGAAACTTGCAGTTGTAGCAGATGACGGGGTCACAGAGTATGCTGTGCTGGGTGAATCGAATTTCTTTGGGGAAATTAGTATCCTCAATATCAAAGGTGAGTAAAGTGTCAAGTACTTTGCACATGGTGATGAGGCATTTATTAATACATGTACAGTAAGTGAGGGGGAATGGGCAAATGCTTGGTACAATACCCAAATATTACACTCAGTAAATAATGCAAAAAGCTGGAATACCAGATTAAATGCTTTAAGCAGACAAGTATGATTTGGTGCCATGAGAGGATACTTCTTTCTGTGGTGCGTTTGGACTTTACTATTGCATTTGGCTTAAAAAGTGTGGGAATGAAGCACCTACTGTGTTAAGATTGGTCAAGACTGGACAATTTGGTAGATAGTTGAGTTCAAGCTCAAATGAAAGGTCAGTCGTAAAACCGTGGTCAGATTGGGGTGATCCTGTAGATGTAC
The Anoplopoma fimbria isolate UVic2021 breed Golden Eagle Sablefish chromosome 16, Afim_UVic_2022, whole genome shotgun sequence genome window above contains:
- the cnga4 gene encoding cyclic nucleotide-gated cation channel alpha-4, translated to MIFPIVYNWVIIILRTCFTTIAVSYLPVWLTLDYMADVMYLVDMIITVHTGYLDQGILIKDVLHLRKRYLHSKSFLRDLLSLLPTDFLYFVFGIQAPLVRINRLLRIPRLTEALDRMETRTSSPNTFRISKLMIYIFVLIHWNACLYFALSSYIGFGSDRWVYPNMTNPEFASMRRQYFYCFWFSAQIFTTVGDTPLPKREEEYLFMIADLLIAVLVFASIVGNVGNVITSLRDRDNVFFPNHELVKAYLRSHHISKELRQRIDNWYQHLHINKKIMRENEILQQLPVHLRTEIAVSVHLPTLSKVTIFQSCEKSLLEELVLKLTPQVFSPGEYVCRKGDVGHEMYIIREGKLAVVADDGVTEYAVLGESNFFGEISILNIKGNKSGNRRTANIRSIGYSDLFSLSKEDLTNVLSEFPAAKRHLEEKGRQILTKMGKLEESGEQEEVEAEKMETKISRLESKLEILQTKLARLMMELESSHRKMLARVEQLEWEVATMEPQLPEDGEGEREKGRSEGVGGEIGWDREEAEGEADEGAEVKKQGQGEDGDVTKEGDGESTKSTRVVEGDKCGLKDPGDQVKKNEDDREKNREKGDDRPGKGDGAEIEHEDEKDEISGERESEEGRENVEEDSENVEMEQKDGGQKK